From a region of the Burkholderia lata genome:
- the gspI gene encoding type II secretion system minor pseudopilin GspI, translating into MCDDRTDYNRQACGGSRTARAPERGFTLIEVLIALAIVAVALGAVMRAIGALASDTDMARMRLLALWSADNALGEIRIASTWPSVGTNTFACPQGRYRFVCRQSVAALPSPLVRRVTVSVYPSASSRNVLAEVVTVIQNEARR; encoded by the coding sequence ATGTGCGACGACAGAACCGACTACAACCGCCAGGCATGCGGCGGATCGCGCACGGCGCGGGCGCCGGAACGGGGATTCACGCTGATCGAGGTGCTGATCGCGCTGGCGATCGTCGCCGTGGCGCTCGGCGCCGTGATGCGCGCGATCGGCGCGCTCGCGTCGGATACCGACATGGCGCGCATGCGGCTGCTCGCGTTGTGGAGCGCCGACAACGCGCTCGGCGAAATCCGCATTGCATCGACCTGGCCGTCCGTCGGCACCAACACGTTTGCCTGCCCGCAGGGGCGCTACCGGTTCGTGTGCCGCCAGTCGGTGGCCGCGCTGCCGAGCCCGCTCGTGCGTCGCGTGACGGTGAGCGTGTATCCGTCCGCGTCGAGCCGCAACGTGCTCGCGGAAGTCGTCACGGTGATCCAGAATGAAGCGCGCCGCTGA
- a CDS encoding PulJ/GspJ family protein: MKRAADPRAAARAGNRARARGFTLIEMLVAIALLAVIALLSWRGLDATIRGRDDIASNLAQTRLLGRYFSQLQFDLTNLVTPDEVFGPPLRIRPGELVMVRHLGVGGGPTQMQVVRYQLKGRELVRSASQPLASLVEVDDALHHMDGFARVVVSNDARSMQLSVWIPPGGWTTSQAVIEQSYAQFLAQHGISNFTSIGVPVPRGVRFSVTMGAPAVEYVRTIPIGQ; this comes from the coding sequence ATGAAGCGCGCCGCTGACCCGCGCGCGGCAGCGCGTGCCGGCAACCGTGCCCGTGCCCGCGGCTTCACGCTGATCGAGATGCTGGTCGCGATTGCGCTGCTCGCCGTGATCGCGCTGTTGTCGTGGCGCGGTCTCGATGCGACGATCCGCGGCCGCGACGATATTGCGTCGAATCTGGCGCAAACGCGTCTGCTCGGCCGCTACTTCTCTCAACTGCAGTTCGACCTGACGAACCTCGTGACGCCCGATGAAGTATTCGGGCCGCCGCTGCGCATCCGCCCGGGCGAACTCGTGATGGTGCGCCATCTCGGGGTCGGCGGCGGGCCGACGCAGATGCAGGTGGTGCGCTACCAGCTCAAGGGGCGCGAGCTCGTGCGCAGTGCGTCGCAGCCGCTCGCGTCGCTCGTCGAAGTCGACGACGCGCTGCATCACATGGATGGGTTCGCGCGCGTGGTGGTCAGCAATGATGCGCGCTCGATGCAGCTTTCCGTGTGGATTCCGCCCGGCGGATGGACGACGAGCCAGGCCGTCATCGAACAGTCGTATGCGCAGTTTCTCGCGCAGCACGGCATCAGCAACTTCACGTCGATCGGCGTGCCGGTGCCGCGCGGCGTTCGCTTCTCGGTCACGATGGGCGCGCCGGCGGTCGAATACGTGCGGACGATCCCGATCGGCCAGTGA
- a CDS encoding tetratricopeptide repeat protein: MTVEHRHDAHAGASGLDAREQRQSAAILSRAQNWHSAGRFDDAAREYLAVLEKEPDNPQALHLYGILQFQRGAADDAEALLRQSVAIAPGTRVLSDLGAIAGERGRVGEALEHFAAALRATPDDVQTLVRRGNTLLGLRRPDEALASFDRALAVSPLVLDALCNRGSALRALSRFDEALDTYDRALMVDPRSFESWFNRGLVLRELQRPADALQCFERANAIRPGMAAIMAERGRTLIDLDRPGEALDAFNEAIAADPARIDVLYNSAVALERLGRADEALARCERVLSFDPDHVRAHASRGNALLQLKRHDDALVAYARALALDPHSAETLCNRGTALRYLKRYDDALASYDAALARDARFAEAWTNRSSVLQDLHRYDEAMASLDRALALRPDHATNWLNRGNLHFETARTDDALASYDRAIALQPDYAEAHFARASLYLIEGDFARGWPEYEWRLRDAQLARHYRPFTQPAWQGDTPLDGRTVLIHAEQGFGDTLHFCRYVPLVAARGARVVFEVQPQLRALMASLSGAAHVIARGEPLPAFDCQAPLLSLPHAFRTDEATIPHAGAYLHADPQRTRQWDALLGERRRPRIGIAWAGNPEHRNDHNRSIDFSWLAPLFDLDVDWISLQKPVRERDEALLAGAPVRRVDDELGDFADTAALIGALDLVIAVDSAVAHLAGALGHAVWVLLPDPAEWRWMRTRGDSPWYPSARLFRQAVPGDWTGAIDAVRAAIGPMTR; this comes from the coding sequence GTGACGGTCGAGCACCGGCATGATGCACACGCGGGCGCGTCGGGACTCGACGCGCGCGAACAACGGCAATCGGCGGCGATCCTGAGCCGCGCACAAAACTGGCACAGCGCCGGACGATTCGACGACGCGGCGCGCGAATATCTCGCCGTGCTCGAGAAGGAGCCGGACAATCCCCAGGCATTGCACCTGTACGGCATCCTGCAGTTCCAGCGCGGGGCGGCCGACGACGCCGAAGCGTTGCTGCGCCAGTCGGTTGCGATCGCACCCGGCACGCGCGTGCTGTCGGATCTCGGCGCGATCGCCGGCGAGCGTGGCCGTGTCGGCGAGGCGCTCGAGCATTTCGCGGCCGCGCTGCGAGCGACGCCCGACGACGTGCAGACGCTCGTGCGCCGCGGCAACACGCTGCTCGGGCTGCGCCGCCCTGACGAGGCGCTGGCGTCATTCGACCGCGCGCTCGCGGTGTCGCCGCTGGTGCTCGATGCGCTTTGCAATCGCGGCAGCGCGCTGCGTGCGCTGAGTCGTTTCGACGAGGCGCTCGATACCTACGATCGCGCGCTGATGGTCGACCCGCGTTCGTTCGAATCGTGGTTCAACCGCGGCCTCGTACTGCGCGAGCTACAGCGGCCGGCCGATGCGCTGCAGTGCTTCGAGCGCGCCAATGCGATCCGGCCCGGCATGGCCGCGATCATGGCCGAGCGCGGCCGCACGCTGATCGATCTCGATCGGCCGGGCGAGGCGCTCGACGCGTTCAACGAAGCGATCGCTGCCGATCCCGCGCGGATCGACGTGCTTTACAACAGCGCGGTCGCGCTCGAACGGCTCGGCCGCGCGGACGAAGCGCTCGCCCGTTGCGAGCGCGTGCTGAGTTTCGATCCGGATCATGTTCGCGCCCATGCGAGCCGTGGCAACGCGCTACTGCAGCTCAAGCGCCACGATGACGCGCTGGTGGCCTATGCGCGTGCGCTGGCGCTCGATCCGCATTCGGCGGAGACGTTGTGCAATCGCGGCACCGCGTTGCGTTACCTGAAGCGTTACGACGACGCGCTGGCCAGCTACGACGCCGCGCTTGCGCGCGACGCGCGGTTCGCCGAAGCGTGGACCAACCGCAGCAGCGTGCTGCAGGACCTGCATCGCTACGACGAAGCGATGGCGTCGCTCGACCGTGCGCTCGCGCTGCGTCCCGATCACGCGACGAACTGGCTCAACCGCGGCAACCTGCATTTCGAAACGGCGCGCACGGACGATGCGCTTGCCTCGTACGACCGCGCGATCGCGCTGCAACCCGATTACGCCGAAGCGCATTTCGCACGTGCGTCGTTGTATCTGATCGAAGGCGATTTCGCGCGCGGCTGGCCCGAGTACGAATGGCGGCTGCGCGATGCGCAGCTTGCGCGGCACTACCGGCCGTTCACGCAGCCGGCGTGGCAGGGCGACACGCCGCTCGACGGTCGGACGGTGCTGATTCATGCGGAACAAGGATTCGGCGACACGCTGCATTTTTGCCGCTATGTGCCGCTGGTGGCCGCACGTGGCGCGCGAGTCGTGTTCGAGGTGCAGCCGCAACTGCGCGCGCTGATGGCGTCGCTGTCCGGCGCGGCCCACGTGATCGCGCGCGGCGAACCATTGCCGGCGTTCGACTGCCAGGCCCCGTTGTTGAGCCTGCCACATGCGTTTCGCACCGACGAAGCCACGATTCCGCATGCCGGCGCCTATCTGCATGCCGACCCGCAGCGCACGCGCCAGTGGGACGCGCTGCTCGGCGAGCGGCGCCGGCCGCGGATCGGGATCGCATGGGCCGGCAATCCGGAGCACCGGAATGATCACAACCGGTCGATCGATTTCTCGTGGCTCGCGCCGCTGTTCGATCTCGACGTCGACTGGATCAGTCTGCAAAAGCCCGTGCGCGAACGCGACGAGGCGCTGCTCGCGGGTGCGCCGGTGCGTCGCGTCGACGACGAACTCGGCGACTTCGCCGACACGGCCGCGCTGATCGGCGCGCTGGATCTCGTGATTGCGGTCGATTCCGCCGTCGCGCATCTGGCGGGTGCGCTGGGCCACGCGGTCTGGGTGCTGCTGCCCGATCCGGCGGAGTGGCGCTGGATGCGCACGCGCGGCGACAGCCCGTGGTATCCGTCCGCGCGGCTGTTCCGGCAGGCCGTGCCGGGGGACTGGACAGGCGCGATCGACGCGGTGCGTGCCGCGATCGGGCCGATGACACGTTAG
- a CDS encoding tetratricopeptide repeat protein produces MTPNGEGTTLASAPVAPDRRPPDTAQLERLLLRARKAHHEGALQHAEHAYTELLTLDPEHPEALHLLGAVRFQQGRLDDAEPLMRRSIEHRPVPLALANYAAVLTGLGREHDALVRLDEALAINPVHQRVLFQRAGLLGQLARYDDACTVYDRLLELTPGFADGYVKRSDMLRALGRHDEALADCDRSIALAGRSFDAMRGRGLALRELGRFRDAVDSYGYALAQMPGSTEVLFLRGVAYLDLQDPERALADFNAAIAASPTFIDAIFNSSIALELLGRHDEALVRCDRVLAIDPRHARALANRGNAASHLERYRDAADSYARALDAEPRSTGVLCNYASALMRIERHDDARDMCDRALALDAGYVPAWFTRGRVQLETHRYEAALDDFARVIEATPRDKLAHFHQANALRALRQHDAARQAYADAIEIDPDYVLAHCMRAFLCLSIGDFEAGWAEYEWRWRDTQLDGSRRNFVQPRWKREMPLDGRTILLYAEQGLGDTLQFCRYVPLVKALGARVVVESPVELRPLLATLDGIDTMITRGDPLPQFDLHCPLLSLPLEFRTDLASIPAGVPYLRADPVLVARWQDMLGSSGRPRVGLVWSGNPMHSNDRNRSMTLTDLLPLLDDRYDWISLQKVVRDEDRPVLESNPIRFVGNELRDFADTAALAQLMDCVVSVDTSVAHLAGALGRPLAMMIPHTPDFRWLLDRDDSPWYPSARLFRQPEGGQWAPVVERIAAELPAIVGGGPR; encoded by the coding sequence ATGACACCGAACGGGGAAGGGACGACACTCGCGAGCGCGCCGGTCGCGCCGGATCGCCGTCCGCCCGATACCGCGCAACTCGAACGGCTGCTCCTGCGCGCGCGCAAGGCGCACCACGAGGGCGCGCTGCAGCATGCGGAGCACGCGTATACCGAATTGCTGACGCTCGATCCCGAGCATCCGGAGGCGCTGCACCTGCTCGGCGCGGTGCGCTTCCAGCAAGGGCGGCTCGACGACGCCGAGCCGCTGATGCGGCGCTCGATCGAGCACCGGCCGGTGCCGCTCGCGCTCGCGAATTACGCGGCGGTGCTGACCGGGCTCGGGCGGGAGCACGACGCGCTCGTGCGCCTCGACGAAGCACTCGCGATCAACCCGGTTCACCAGCGCGTACTGTTTCAGCGCGCGGGCCTGCTCGGGCAGCTCGCCCGGTACGACGACGCATGTACGGTCTACGATCGGCTGCTCGAGTTGACGCCTGGTTTTGCCGACGGCTATGTGAAGCGCAGCGACATGCTGCGCGCGCTCGGCCGTCACGACGAAGCGCTTGCCGATTGCGATCGGTCGATCGCGCTGGCCGGGCGTTCGTTCGATGCGATGCGCGGACGCGGCCTCGCGCTGCGCGAACTCGGCCGCTTCCGCGATGCAGTCGACAGCTACGGCTACGCGCTCGCTCAGATGCCCGGCAGCACCGAAGTGCTGTTCCTGCGCGGTGTCGCGTATCTCGATCTGCAGGATCCCGAGCGCGCGCTCGCGGATTTCAATGCGGCGATCGCGGCGAGCCCGACTTTCATCGATGCGATCTTCAACAGCTCGATCGCGCTCGAGCTGCTGGGCCGGCACGACGAAGCGCTCGTGCGCTGCGACCGTGTGCTCGCGATCGATCCGCGCCACGCACGGGCACTGGCGAACCGCGGCAACGCGGCCAGCCACCTGGAACGCTATCGCGACGCGGCCGACAGCTACGCGCGTGCACTCGACGCGGAACCGCGCAGCACCGGCGTGCTGTGCAACTACGCGAGCGCGCTGATGCGCATCGAACGTCACGACGATGCGCGCGACATGTGCGACCGTGCGCTTGCGCTCGATGCGGGCTACGTGCCAGCCTGGTTCACGCGCGGCCGCGTGCAGCTCGAGACGCACCGCTACGAGGCCGCGCTCGACGATTTCGCGCGCGTGATCGAGGCGACGCCGCGCGACAAGCTTGCGCATTTTCATCAAGCTAACGCCCTGCGTGCGCTGCGGCAGCACGACGCCGCTCGGCAGGCCTACGCGGATGCGATCGAGATCGATCCCGACTACGTGCTCGCGCACTGCATGCGTGCGTTCCTGTGCCTGTCGATCGGCGATTTCGAAGCGGGTTGGGCCGAGTATGAATGGCGTTGGCGCGATACGCAGCTCGATGGCAGTCGACGCAATTTTGTGCAACCGCGATGGAAGCGTGAAATGCCGCTCGACGGTAGGACGATCTTGCTGTACGCCGAACAGGGGCTCGGCGACACGCTGCAGTTCTGTCGCTACGTGCCGCTCGTGAAGGCGCTCGGCGCGCGTGTCGTGGTCGAGTCGCCAGTTGAATTGCGGCCACTGTTGGCGACGCTCGACGGCATCGATACGATGATCACGCGCGGCGATCCGCTGCCGCAGTTCGACTTGCATTGCCCACTGCTGAGCCTGCCGCTCGAATTCCGTACGGACCTGGCGTCGATTCCCGCTGGCGTTCCGTATCTGCGGGCCGACCCGGTGCTGGTCGCGCGCTGGCAAGACATGCTCGGCTCGTCGGGCCGTCCGCGTGTCGGGCTCGTCTGGTCCGGCAATCCGATGCACTCAAATGATCGGAATCGTTCAATGACACTGACCGATCTGCTGCCGCTGCTCGATGACAGGTACGACTGGATCAGTCTGCAGAAGGTGGTGCGCGACGAGGATCGTCCGGTGCTCGAATCGAATCCGATCCGATTCGTCGGCAATGAACTGCGAGACTTCGCCGATACGGCGGCGTTGGCTCAACTGATGGACTGCGTGGTCAGTGTCGATACGTCGGTTGCGCATCTCGCTGGCGCGCTCGGCCGACCGCTCGCGATGATGATTCCGCATACGCCTGATTTTCGCTGGCTGCTCGATCGGGACGACAGCCCGTGGTACCCGTCCGCGCGACTGTTCCGTCAGCCGGAAGGTGGGCAATGGGCACCCGTTGTCGAACGGATCGCGGCCGAGTTGCCCGCGATCGTAGGTGGAGGGCCGCGATGA
- a CDS encoding tetratricopeptide repeat protein, which translates to MNVRPTTGMEAGAGLLRAALDDALRNARTRLEQRDFVGARRLYEGVLTMSPDNVEALHLLGLVHLRLGDTTRAQPLIARSIQLGLNQSWNLANHAAALTGVGRHQEALAAADLALARDVGHAPAYAARGDALLALGRYEEAIAAYDCALTRARDLAASWIKRGEALRKLGRPADALISVERALHVDRNDPDAHAERAHILRILGRCEEALHGYQLAMVARGKTSELVYACSYVLTELGRPAEALAYLDEALTRTPNDVQLLFASCVALDLLHARDALLTRCDRVIGLDRDHVAAWVGRGNALLGLERYSEAAIAYGEALARVPDEIDALRNRAAALRALGAFDDALAHYDRALATTGAHVELLHNRGLTLQQLGRYDDALASHAAAADAPADTAHAIYTRAVARQQMGEHDAALDDYVLACERDPHNGTARRSEAFCRLLMGDFESGWRQHEMRWRASDVVLHRRHADRPMWRGDELLAGRTVLLHAEQGYGDTLQFCRYASLVHDRGATVIVEAPAALGELLGTLRGVSRIVTEGQPMPAFDLQCPLMSLPYAFRTTLDTVPADVPYLRADARRRDAWVERLDAISPSGRLRVGLVWSGNPRHANDENRSIPFAALLPLVAAHDATFVSLQPQIRARDADAFAASGVLSFADTLTNFAETAALVDTLDLVISVDTSVAHLAGALGRPVWMLLPRVPDWRWLLERDDCPWYPSARLFRQVRPGDWPAVIGQVADALGTVRRTPAVAA; encoded by the coding sequence ATGAACGTGCGTCCGACGACAGGCATGGAAGCCGGCGCAGGTTTGCTGCGTGCAGCACTCGACGATGCGCTGCGCAATGCGCGCACGCGACTTGAGCAACGTGACTTTGTCGGTGCGAGGCGGCTGTACGAGGGTGTGCTGACGATGTCGCCCGACAACGTCGAAGCGCTGCATCTGCTCGGACTTGTTCATCTACGACTCGGCGATACGACGCGGGCGCAACCACTGATCGCGCGATCGATCCAGCTGGGGTTGAATCAGTCGTGGAATCTGGCGAATCATGCTGCCGCGTTGACCGGCGTCGGCCGTCATCAGGAAGCGCTTGCGGCGGCCGATCTGGCACTCGCACGGGACGTGGGTCATGCACCGGCCTACGCCGCGCGCGGAGACGCGCTGCTTGCGCTCGGGAGATATGAGGAGGCAATTGCAGCATACGATTGCGCGCTGACACGTGCGCGCGATCTCGCCGCATCCTGGATCAAGCGTGGCGAGGCGCTGCGGAAGCTCGGACGACCCGCCGACGCACTGATCAGTGTCGAGCGTGCGCTGCACGTCGATCGGAACGATCCGGACGCGCATGCAGAGCGCGCTCATATATTGCGGATTCTGGGTCGTTGCGAAGAGGCGTTGCATGGTTACCAGCTTGCGATGGTCGCGCGCGGCAAGACGTCGGAACTCGTGTACGCATGCAGCTATGTGCTGACTGAACTGGGCCGTCCGGCCGAGGCGCTGGCGTACCTCGACGAGGCGCTTACCCGCACACCGAACGACGTGCAGTTGCTGTTCGCGAGCTGCGTCGCGCTCGATCTGCTGCATGCGCGCGATGCACTTCTCACGCGTTGCGACAGGGTTATTGGACTGGATCGCGACCATGTTGCTGCATGGGTCGGCCGCGGTAATGCACTGCTCGGACTCGAACGCTACAGCGAGGCCGCGATCGCATACGGCGAGGCGCTCGCGCGGGTACCCGACGAAATCGACGCGCTGCGCAATCGCGCCGCCGCATTGCGCGCGCTCGGCGCTTTTGATGACGCGCTGGCGCATTACGACCGAGCACTTGCGACGACTGGCGCTCATGTGGAACTCCTGCACAACCGTGGGCTGACGTTGCAGCAGCTCGGTCGTTACGACGACGCGCTCGCGAGCCACGCGGCGGCAGCCGACGCGCCCGCCGATACCGCGCACGCGATTTATACGCGGGCGGTGGCGCGTCAGCAGATGGGCGAGCACGACGCGGCGCTCGACGATTATGTGCTCGCCTGTGAACGCGATCCGCACAACGGCACTGCACGCCGTTCGGAAGCGTTCTGCCGGCTGCTGATGGGGGATTTTGAGTCGGGCTGGCGGCAGCATGAGATGCGCTGGCGCGCGTCCGACGTGGTACTTCATCGGCGTCATGCGGACCGACCGATGTGGCGTGGCGACGAGTTGCTTGCGGGCCGGACGGTGCTGCTTCATGCGGAGCAGGGCTATGGCGATACGCTGCAATTCTGTCGATACGCCAGCCTAGTTCATGACCGGGGTGCGACCGTGATCGTCGAGGCGCCGGCTGCGCTCGGCGAACTGCTCGGCACGCTGCGCGGCGTGAGCCGGATCGTCACGGAAGGGCAGCCGATGCCGGCGTTCGACCTGCAGTGTCCGCTGATGAGCCTGCCGTATGCGTTTCGCACGACGCTCGATACGGTGCCGGCCGACGTGCCGTACCTGCGCGCCGATGCGCGACGGCGCGACGCGTGGGTAGAACGTCTCGATGCGATTTCGCCGTCCGGCCGGTTGCGAGTCGGGCTCGTATGGTCGGGCAACCCGCGCCATGCGAACGACGAAAACCGTTCAATACCGTTTGCCGCGCTCTTACCGCTTGTTGCAGCGCACGACGCGACGTTCGTGAGCCTGCAACCGCAGATACGCGCACGCGATGCGGACGCGTTTGCCGCGAGCGGTGTGCTGTCGTTTGCGGACACGCTCACGAATTTCGCCGAAACGGCTGCGCTGGTCGACACGCTGGATCTCGTGATCAGCGTCGACACGTCGGTTGCGCACCTGGCTGGCGCGCTCGGGCGGCCCGTATGGATGCTGCTGCCGCGCGTACCGGACTGGCGCTGGTTGCTCGAGCGCGACGACTGCCCGTGGTATCCGTCCGCGAGGCTGTTCCGGCAGGTGCGGCCCGGAGACTGGCCGGCAGTGATCGGCCAGGTGGCCGACGCACTCGGCACGGTGCGTCGCACGCCCGCTGTGGCGGCGTGA